In Dryobates pubescens isolate bDryPub1 chromosome 28, bDryPub1.pri, whole genome shotgun sequence, a single window of DNA contains:
- the MTRES1 gene encoding mitochondrial transcription rescue factor 1 gives MTGFRLPITAFRKLNVCFGLWEKLPSNKLYPSWRRSLFCSCQASTANYRRCFSFSPVKLCALRLSPEYVSVLSLRNKSNKSSKRSRQTVQEEEEEENEEESDLEDEFDNDPNVVKDYKDLEKVVQSLRYDVVMKAGLDLARNKVEDAFYNNELRLNGEKLWKKSRTVKVGDTLDLLVGEDKETGTAVVMRVVLKKVSNKTESEKYKVIVRRWKNLKVPKQDVLK, from the exons ATGACTGGCTTCAGACTCCCCATCACTGCTTTCAGAAAACTAAATGTCTGCTTTGGACTGTGGGAGAAACTCCCCTCTAACAAACTGTATCCCTCTTGGAGGAGAAGCTTATTCTGTAGCTGCCAAGCAAGCACAGCAAACTACAGAAGATGTTTCAGCTTCTCCCCAGTAAAACTCTGTGCACTAAGACTCTCTCCAGAGTACGTCTCAGTACTTTCCCTGCGGAATAAAAGTAACAAAAGCTCCAAAAGGAGCAGACAAACTGtacaagaagaagaggaagaagagaatgaAGAGGAAAGTGATTTGGAAGATGAATTTGACAATGACCCCAATGTAGTGAAAGATTACAAGGATCTTGAAAAAGTAGTGCAGTCTCTTCGCTATGATGTGGTGATGAAGGCTGGGCTAGACCTTGCCAGAAA taaAGTAGAAGATGCATTCTACAATAATGAACTCAGGCTGAATGGAGAAAAACTGTGGAAGAAAAGTAGAACT GTGAAAGTTGGTGACACGCTGGATCTCCTAGTAGGTGAAGATAAAGAAACAGGAACTGCTGTAGTGATGAGGGTGGTCTTAAAGAAAGTATCTAACAAAACCGAGAGTGAAAAATACAAAGTAATCGTCAGGCGTTGGAAGAACCTCAAAGTGCCCAAGCAGGATGTGCTGAAGTAA